Part of the Candidatus Krumholzibacteriia bacterium genome, GGATGGGCTCGCCGGCCCACACGCTGAAGCCGGAGTGTTCCCAGGACAGCAGCATCTGCTCGGTGTGTTCTCTCAGGCGTCGGGCCTGGCGCAGGCGGGCGAGGACCCGGCGCCGGAACAGCTCGGCGATGGCCGTCACGTCCCAGCCGGCGACCCACTCGAAGGACGGGGTCGCACTGCGCGGGGGGTGGAACACGCCCTCGGTGATCAGGGCATGGACGTGGGGGTGGAAGTTGGCGGCGTAGCCGCCGAGGGTCTGCAAGGAGGCGACGGTGCCGACTCGATGGGAAGCGCAGGCCGGAGTGTGAGAGCGTCGGCTCACGTGCGCAAGCGTCCGGCTTCCGCGGTGGAAGCGGTGGGTCTTCTGCTGTGGAAGCAACCTGCCGTAGACGCCTGCAACGGGCGCTCGGGCTGACGATTCCCGCGCTTGGCGCGATCGGTGCTAGATCTGCGACTTCGGATCGTTCGGGCCCCTGAGGCTCGGATGGAGGACCGTCGTGCCGGGCGCGACGGCAGGATCGACCGTCCTGTGGTCCGGATCGTCCGGGCCGTGGGGGCGCGCGAGCGGGAAGCGAGACCGTGGCCACGGCTTCTGGGGACACCCCGCGGGGACTGGATCTGGTGGCGCTGCTGGGCGCGACCGAGCACGAGGTCGTGACCCTGGCCGAGCTGCACCGGAACCCGCGCGTGCACATCGTCGGCCTGTACGACCCCGTTCGCGAGGGCGTGGGCCACGAGCTGGCCGAGATCCTGGGGCTGCGCCACGGCGGCGACGACGAGTTCCTCGAACAGATCGCCCAGGCTCCGGTGGTGGTGCTGCCGCGCGAACGTCATCGCCTCGAGGATGCCATCGAGCACCTGCGGGCCCGCGGCTGCACCTTCGTCACGCAGGACGAGGCCCTGAGCCGCTGGACCGTCGAGCGGCGCGTGGAGCACCCGCCGCTGCCCGAGGTCCCCGTGCCGGCACGCCGCGACGCGGGCCAGCTCGAGGACTCCCTCGGCTGGCTGGAACGCGCCCTCGACCGCGAGTCGCTGCTGCGCTCCATGCTGAGCATCGCCGTGCAGGCGGTGCAGGCCGACAAGGGTTCGATCCAGCTCTTCGATCCCTTCACCCAGCAGCTCTTCATCGCCTATGCCGACGGCCTGAGCGACCACACGGTGCGCTCGGCGCGGCAGTGTCTGGGCGAGGGGATCGCCGGACGCGTCGCACAGACCCGCCGCGCCGAACTGCTGCAGGGCGGCGATCTCGGTCCCGAGCAGCGCGACCGCCCCGACATCCAGAGCGCGATCTGCGCGCCGCTGGAGGACGCCGGCGACCTGCTCGGCGTGGTGAACGTGTCCACCGACCACGGCTCGAAGCACCTGTCGCGCGCCGACCTCGACCGCCTGCTGCGCATGGCCGAGCGCATCAGCCCCGTCCTGCGGCGGCTGCTGCAGATCCAGACCCTGCTCGACCGTGCCCTGGTCGAGGACCTCGAGCGGGAACTCGACAACCTGCTCGAACTCCACGCCCCGGTGCACCAGGCCCTGGCGTTGGCTCGCGACCTGGTCCAGGATCTCAGCGGAGCCCGTGAGGCCAGCCTGGTGGTGCTGGGCGAGGACGGCCCGGCCTACCAGATCCATCCGGGACGCTCGCCCGAGGGCGATCCGGTGAGCAGCCGGGACCTCGACGCCAGCCAGGGGATCCTGGGCCAGGTGGTGCTCGACCGGAATCCGGTGGTGCTCGAGGAGCGCAACCGTCTGGCCGGCGAGTCCCGCATCCGCCGCGAGATGACGCTGTACGTACCGCTGGGTCCGCGCGAGACCTTCGCGGTGCTGGTGCTGCGGTTCTCGGGTCTGTCGACCCTGAGCCACTTCCAGCGCAATCTCGACCGCGTGCGCGACGTGCTCACCCCGCGCCTGGGTACGCTGCTGTCGCGCCACGAGACCCACGCGCGCCACGACCGTCTGCGCCGACTGGCCACCGGCCTCAGCCAGCTCGCGGCCGTGGGCGACGAGGAACGGCTCGGCCGCGCGGCCATGCTCATGATGGAACTGACCGGCGCCGAGGCGGTGGCGATCTGGCGGCGCGGATCCGATGCGCCCGACACCGAACTGCGGCAGAACTCCCTGGCCAGCTCGGCGCTCGACGCCGCGTGGGACGAACTGCGCGGGCGGCTGCGGCGCACCGGCCTGTGCCGGCTGCGCGAGCTCGATCCGGTGGGCAGCGACCTGCGCTCGCTGCTGCTGGTTGGCGAGGGCGACGGACCGGCCCTGGCCGCGATCAACCGCCGTCCCGAGGACCTGCTCGCCGAGTGGGGCTTCCGCGACGAGGACGTCGAGCACGCGCTGTTGTTGCTCGACGCCGTCGGCGAACCGGTCCCCGCGGAGGCACCGACTCCGACGCCGGCCCCGGCCCCGGCCGAACCCACGCCGGAGGCCGACGTCGAGGAGTCGGACCTGGGCCTGCGCGTGCTGGTGGAGGCGGTCGAGCGCGAGCTGAACCGCGCGCAGCGCTACCACCTGGGCTTCTCGCTGAGCGTGTTCCGGGTGGGCGTGCAGCCCGACGTGTACGCCGCGCACGAGACGCAGCTCCGCCACCACGTCGAGCAGTCCAGCCGCTCGACCGATGCCCTCCTGTGGCTGCCCGACCAGCGCCTGGCGATCCTCGCGCCCGAGGAGATGCGCGGTCAGCGCCGGCTGGTGCGGCGCGTGGGGGAGTTGATCGAGACCTTCCTCGACCGCCAGATCGGCCCCGACGGCGATCGCGTCGAGGTGCGCTCGGCCGCCTACCCGCGCGACGTCCACGACGTGGAGAGCCTGCTCGAACGCTGCGTGCCCGACGCCGTCGACGGCGATTGACACGCCGCACGGCCGCCCGTAAGGTGCCGCTCGGCCCCCGCCCGGCACGCCCCAGGCCGCACGGAACCGCCAAGCCCCACATTCGCAACCACTTGGCCCCTTCACTGGAAGTGGAGTCCGAGGTGGACCGTCGTTCCATCCGACTGCTCGATCCGGGTTGTGTCGAACGCATCGCCGCCGGCGAGGTGCTGGAGCGTCCGGCCTCGGCGGTGAAGGAGCTCGTCGAGAATGCGCTCGACGCCGGGGCCACGCGCGTGCGGGTGTCGATCCGGCGCGGTGGGCTCGAGGAGATCGTCGTCGACGACGACGGCCACGGCATCCCCGCCCGCGAGCTGCCGCTGGCGATCGAGCGCCACGCCACGAGCAAGATCGGTGGCAGCGGCGACCTCGCGAGCGTGCTCAGCTTCGGCTTCCGCGGCGAGGCCCTGGCCTCGATCGCTTCGGTCAGCCGCTTCAGCCTGCGCTCGCGCGCCAGGTCCGAGGACGTGGGTGGGCGCATCGACGTCGTCGACGGCCGGATCGATCGACGCGAGCCGGTGTCCCGGCACGTGGGCACGACCGTCGTCGCGCGCGAGCTCTTCCACAACGTGCCCGTGCGCAAGGAATTCCTGAAGTCCGAAGGCGCCGAGCGCCGCGCGGTGACGCAGGTGGTCACCGCGATCGCGCTGTCGCACCCGAGCACGGCGATCCGTCTCGAGGCCGATGGGGCGGTGGTGCTGGATCTGCCCGCCGCGCTCGATCTCGAGACCCGCGTGCACGGCGTGTTCGGATCGTCGGTGGCCGAACGCCTGCGCCGCTTCGAGGGCGAGGCCGCCGGCCTGCGCGTGGAGGGCCTGACCAGCCTGCCCACCTACACCCGCGGCAACCGCACCGGGCAGTACGTGTTCGTCAACCGCCGGCCGGTGTGGGACAAGGGCCTGGCGCATGCGATCAGCGCCGCCTACCGCGACGTGATCCCGGGTGGTCGCTTCCCGTTGATCGTCCTGTTCCTCGACCTGCCGCCGGCGCGCGTGGACGTGAACGTGCACCCGACCAAGGCCGAGGTGCGCCTGCGTGACGAGGGCGCGGCCCACGAACTGGTGCGCCACGCCGTGCGCGGTGCGCTCGACCTCAACCAGGAGCCGCCCGAGGAGACGACCGCCGCCACGAGCGGCGAAACGCCGACGGAGCCGGTGCTTTCCCCCGAGGAGCGCCAGCGCGCGCGTCTGGAGGAACTGGTGGAGTCGGCCGTGAACGCGCCCACCGAGGGCTACGCGCGCGGACCGCAGTGGAGCCGCCAGCACCCGAGTCCGTCGTTGTTCGAGTCCGAGCAGGTGGGCGAGAAGCCCGGGAGCTTCCAGCCCAGCGGCGCGCCCGTCGATCCGGGCATGGCCGCGGCCATCGCCACCGTGGCGTCGGGGACCGAACTCTACTGGCAGCTGCACAACACCTTCATCCTCACGCAGATCCGCGGTGCGCTGGTGATCGTCGACCAGCACAACAGCCACGAACGGATCCTGTACGACCAGTCGCGGCGCGCGCTCGAGGGCCAGACCCCGGCGATCCAGCACCTGCTGTTCCCCACCACGCTCGACCTGTCGCCCGACGAGCTGTCGACCTACGAGGTGCACCACGGCGACCTCGAGCGGGTGGGCTTCCTCACCGAACCCTTCGGCGGCCAGACCGTGCTGGTGCGCGGCATCCCCTCGGGCCTGCGCAACTGGAACGACGGCGCCCTGCTGCGCGACGTGCTCGCCGACCTGGGCGACGCCGGCAGTTCGGGCAACGACCCGCGCGAGGCGATCCTGGCCAGCATGAGCTGCCACGGCGCGATCCGCGCGGGCGAGAAGCTCACCATGCCCGAGATGCAGAGCCTCATGGATCGCCTCTTCGCCACCGACCAGCCCTACAGCTGTCCGCACGGCCGGCCCACGCTCATCCGCATCGGACTGCCCGAGCTGGAGCGGCGCTTCGGCCGCCGATGAATCCCACCCTGTTCGGCCTGATCGGAGCCACCGCCACCGGCAAGACCGGCGCGTCGATCGAGATCGCCCGCCGCCTGCGCGCGCGCGGCATCGAGGTCGAGATCATCGTCCTCGATTCGCGCCAGCTCTACCGCGGCCTCGACGTGGGTACGGGCAAGCCCACGGCGGCCGAGCGCGCCGAGGTCACCCATCACCTGATCGACGTCATCGACCCGACCGACACCCCCGACGCCATGCAGTACCGCCAGTGGGTGGAGCAGGCGGTGGTGGGGATCGTCGATCGCGGTCACGTGCCGCTGCTCGTGGGCGGCTCGGGCTTCTACCTGCGCGCCCTGCGCGAGGGCTTCCACACGATCGAGGCCACCGACTCCGAGCGCGACGCGGCGCGCCGCGAGGTGGGTGCCCTGTCCGACGAGGAACTCGACGCCCGCCTGCGGTCGCTCGACCCGGTCACCGCCGATCGGCTGCACGCGAACGATCGCTACCGTCGCGGCCGCGCGCTCGAGATCGCTCTTCTGACCGGCCGTGCGCCGAGCGACCTCGAGGCCGACTTCGAGCCCCGTCCCGTGCTGGGTGCGTCGTTCGAACTGGCGCACCTGCAGATCGACCGCGCCGAACTGCACCGGCGGATCGAGACCCGCACGGCGCAGTGGCTCGACGCCGGCTGGGCGGACGAGGTGCGCGCCCTGCTCGACGCCGGTGTCCCGCCCGAGGCGCCGGGCCTGCAGATCCTCGGCTACCGCGACGTGCTGGCCCTGGTCCGCGGCGAGTGCGACCGCGCGACGGCCGCCGAGCGGATCGACGTCGGCACCCGGCGCTACGCCCGGTCGCAGGAGACCTGGTTCCGCAAGGAAGCGGTGGTGGAGCGCGGTGACGCCGCGCGGGTGGTCGAGGCGCTGGTCGGGCGTGTGGTGCGTTTCGACGGTGGGGACGGGTAGGGCGGTGCGGCCGAGGAGCCCACGGGGCGTCGTCTTGACAGGCCGGGGGCCCGGACGTACCGTGCTCGCGTCGCGGCAGCGCTCGCTGCCGGCCCGGGAGCGGGCGTAACTCAGTTGGTAGAGTATCAGCTTCCCAAGCTGAGGGTCGCGGGTTCGAGTCCCGTCGCCCGCTCCAGAATCCCATCCTTCAACATGTCTGCTTTCTTTGGCGCGGTGCGGATGCATCGGCGGTCGCGCGTGGATTCGTGTGTGGCGCGCGGTGTTGTCCGTTTCGGTGACGGTTGGGGATGTTCCGCGCCGGAACGCAGACTTCCGCCGCGGAAGTGGCCACAGAGCATGACACCTGGGGACGTTCCGC contains:
- a CDS encoding GAF domain-containing protein yields the protein MATASGDTPRGLDLVALLGATEHEVVTLAELHRNPRVHIVGLYDPVREGVGHELAEILGLRHGGDDEFLEQIAQAPVVVLPRERHRLEDAIEHLRARGCTFVTQDEALSRWTVERRVEHPPLPEVPVPARRDAGQLEDSLGWLERALDRESLLRSMLSIAVQAVQADKGSIQLFDPFTQQLFIAYADGLSDHTVRSARQCLGEGIAGRVAQTRRAELLQGGDLGPEQRDRPDIQSAICAPLEDAGDLLGVVNVSTDHGSKHLSRADLDRLLRMAERISPVLRRLLQIQTLLDRALVEDLERELDNLLELHAPVHQALALARDLVQDLSGAREASLVVLGEDGPAYQIHPGRSPEGDPVSSRDLDASQGILGQVVLDRNPVVLEERNRLAGESRIRREMTLYVPLGPRETFAVLVLRFSGLSTLSHFQRNLDRVRDVLTPRLGTLLSRHETHARHDRLRRLATGLSQLAAVGDEERLGRAAMLMMELTGAEAVAIWRRGSDAPDTELRQNSLASSALDAAWDELRGRLRRTGLCRLRELDPVGSDLRSLLLVGEGDGPALAAINRRPEDLLAEWGFRDEDVEHALLLLDAVGEPVPAEAPTPTPAPAPAEPTPEADVEESDLGLRVLVEAVERELNRAQRYHLGFSLSVFRVGVQPDVYAAHETQLRHHVEQSSRSTDALLWLPDQRLAILAPEEMRGQRRLVRRVGELIETFLDRQIGPDGDRVEVRSAAYPRDVHDVESLLERCVPDAVDGD
- the mutL gene encoding DNA mismatch repair endonuclease MutL, encoding MDRRSIRLLDPGCVERIAAGEVLERPASAVKELVENALDAGATRVRVSIRRGGLEEIVVDDDGHGIPARELPLAIERHATSKIGGSGDLASVLSFGFRGEALASIASVSRFSLRSRARSEDVGGRIDVVDGRIDRREPVSRHVGTTVVARELFHNVPVRKEFLKSEGAERRAVTQVVTAIALSHPSTAIRLEADGAVVLDLPAALDLETRVHGVFGSSVAERLRRFEGEAAGLRVEGLTSLPTYTRGNRTGQYVFVNRRPVWDKGLAHAISAAYRDVIPGGRFPLIVLFLDLPPARVDVNVHPTKAEVRLRDEGAAHELVRHAVRGALDLNQEPPEETTAATSGETPTEPVLSPEERQRARLEELVESAVNAPTEGYARGPQWSRQHPSPSLFESEQVGEKPGSFQPSGAPVDPGMAAAIATVASGTELYWQLHNTFILTQIRGALVIVDQHNSHERILYDQSRRALEGQTPAIQHLLFPTTLDLSPDELSTYEVHHGDLERVGFLTEPFGGQTVLVRGIPSGLRNWNDGALLRDVLADLGDAGSSGNDPREAILASMSCHGAIRAGEKLTMPEMQSLMDRLFATDQPYSCPHGRPTLIRIGLPELERRFGRR
- the miaA gene encoding tRNA (adenosine(37)-N6)-dimethylallyltransferase MiaA — its product is MNPTLFGLIGATATGKTGASIEIARRLRARGIEVEIIVLDSRQLYRGLDVGTGKPTAAERAEVTHHLIDVIDPTDTPDAMQYRQWVEQAVVGIVDRGHVPLLVGGSGFYLRALREGFHTIEATDSERDAARREVGALSDEELDARLRSLDPVTADRLHANDRYRRGRALEIALLTGRAPSDLEADFEPRPVLGASFELAHLQIDRAELHRRIETRTAQWLDAGWADEVRALLDAGVPPEAPGLQILGYRDVLALVRGECDRATAAERIDVGTRRYARSQETWFRKEAVVERGDAARVVEALVGRVVRFDGGDG